Within the Pelagovum pacificum genome, the region TCGGGGCCTGCCGCGACTTCCTGCTGGGCGTGCGCTTCGTGGACGGGTCCGGCACGGTGATCCGCAACGGCGGGCGGGTGATGAAGAATGTCACCGGCTACGACCTGGCCCGGCTGATGGCCGGAAGCTACGGCACGCTCGGTGTACTGACCGAAGTGGCTCTGAAAGTGCTGCCGATGCCGGTGACGCAGGGCCTCGTCTCCATCGACGGCCTGTCGGTCACCGAAGCGGTGCGGGCGATGTCGGCGGCGCTCGGCTCTCCTTTCGAAGTGTCCGGCGCGGCGCGCCTCGCCTCGGGCACGACGATGCTCCGCGTCGAGGGCACCGAGGCGTCGGTCGCCTACCGCATGGGAAGGCTGGCCGAGCTGCTGTCGCCCTTCCGCCGGGTTTCGACCGGCGCAGGCGCCGACTGGACCCGCGTGCGCGACGTCACCGACTGGGCGGGCGGCGCCGACGATGTCTGGCGCCTGTCCGTCAAGCCGTCGGACGCGCCGGGGCTGGTTGACCGCCTGCCGGACGGCGCGGAGGTGATGCTCGACTGGGGCGGCGGGCTGGTCTGGGTTGCCGTCGCACCCGGCACCGACCTGCGCGAGGCGCTCGGCCCGTTCCGGGGCCATGCGACGCGGGTGCGTGGCAGCGGACCGAGTCCGCGCTTCCAGCCCGAAGCACCGGCGGTCGCGAAGCTCTCCGACGGGCTGCGCCGCCGCTTCGATCCGCGCGGCATCCTCAATCCCGGCCTGATGGCCGCCACGGCCTGAGCGACAAGGACAGACATGCAGACGACCTTCACCGACGCGCAGCTCGCCGATCCGGATTTCGCCCGGTCCAACCAGATCCTGCGGGCCTGCGTCCATTGCGGCTTCTGCACGGCCACCTGTCCGACCTACCAGGTGCTCGGCGACGAGCTCGATTCCCCGCGCGGGCGCATCTACCTCATCAAGGACATGCTGGAGAACGAGCGCGTCCCGGACGAGACGACGGTGAAGCACATCGACCGGTGCCTGTCCTGCCTCGCCTGCATGACGACCTGTCCGTCGGGCGTGCACTACATGCACCTCGTCGACCACGCCCGCGCCTATATCGAGGAGAACTACGAACGCCCGCGGCGGGAGCGCGCGTTGCGCTGGATGCTGGCGCGCATCCTGCCGCACCCGCGTCGGTTCCGGCTGGCCCTGCTGGCGGCGAAGGTCGGGCGGCCATTCCGGGCGCTGATGCCCGACGCGCGGCTGAAGGCGATGCTCGACATGGCACCGAAGCGCATCCCGCCGGTGTCGCGCAACGACGATCCGCAGGTCTTCCCGGCCGAGGGCGAACGACTGCGCCGCGTCGCGCTGATGACCGGCTGCGCACAGCGTGCGCTGAACACCGATATCAACGACGCCACCATCCGGCTGCTGCGCCGCATGGGGTGCGAGGTGGTGGTGGCCGAGGGCGCGGGCTGCTGCGGCGCGCTGACCCATCACATGGGCAAGACCGACGAGTCCCACGCCTCTGCCGAGCGCAACATCCGCGCCTGGACCCGCGAGATGGACGGCGAGGGGCTCGACGCCATCGTCATCAACACCTCGGGCTGCGGGACGACGGTGAAGGACTACGGCCACATGTTCCGCGAGGGGCCGCTCGCGGCCCAGGCGAAGAAGGTGTCCGACCTCGCGCTCGACATCTCCGAACTGCTGGCGAAGATCGACCTGCCGGAGGGGGCCGGCAAGGAGATGAAGGTCGCCTATCACTCCGCCTGCTCCCTGCAACACGGACAGAAGGTGAAGGCCGCGCCGAAGCAGTTGCTGGCGAAGGCCGGGTTCACGGTGCTGGAACCGGCGGATGCGCACCTCTGCTGCGGCTCGGCGGGGACCTACAACCTGATGCAGCCGGAGATCTCGGCCAAGCTGAAGGCGCGCAAGGTGGCGACGCTCGAGGCGCTGACGCCGGACGTCATCGCGGCGGGCAACATCGGCTGCATGATGCAGATCGGCGGCGGAACGGTCGTGCCGGTCGTGCACACGGTCGAGCTGCTCGACTGGGCGACCGGCGGACCGAAGCCCCCGGCGATGTGCGGTGAATCGGCCACGGTGACGCCCGAAGTGCCGCGGCTCCGCTAGGGGTCCGCCGCATTCCTGCCGCAATTCGCCGGTAGCTGCGACGCATCCCGAGCGGAGCTCATCCATGCGTTTCAGACTGGCTGCACTGCTGTGCCTCGTCGCGTCCCTTGCCACGGCACAGGAGACGGACCTTCTCGCCCTGCGGACCCTCGACGCCGCGCGCGGCTACGAAGCGGTCGGCCGGATCGAGATCGACGGACGTGGCTTCTGCACCGGCGCGCTGATCGAGGAGGACCTCGTCCTCACGGCCGCGCACTGCCTCTACGATCAGGACAATGGCGAGCGGATCGATCCGACGAAGCTGGAGTTTCTCGCCGGTCTGCGCGACGGACGGGCGCTGGCCTACCGCGGCGTGCGGCGGGCGATCCACCCTGACTCCTATGTCTACAGTGGCACCGCGACGCTCGATAACGTCGCGCTGGACATCGCGCTGCTCGAGCTCGACCAGCCGATCCGATCCACCCAGATCGTGCCCTTCGACCTCGGCGCGGAGCCGCGTATCGGGGAGCCGGTGAGCGTCGTCTCTTACGCCCTCGACCGGGCGGAGGCACCGTCGCTTCAGGAGACCTGCGACGTCATGGGCTCGCAGGACCGGATCCTCGTGATGACCTGCAACGTCGATTTCGGCTCGTCCGGCGCGCCGGTGTTCAGCATCGCCGGTGGCGCGCCCCGGATCGTGTCCGTCGTGTCGGCCAAGGCGCAGGTCGACGAGGGCCGGGTCGCGCTTGGCATGGCCATCGACCAGCCGCTGCGCGCGCTGCGCACGTCGCTCCTCAGCGGGGGTGGCGATTACGGCGGCGTCGAGCAGTCCCGCATCCGGGTTATCCGGCCGGGCGAGGCCGATGGTTCCGACACCGGTGCGAAGTTCCTCCGGCCCTGACGGATCGCGTCGAAATCGTGCTCGGGACGTCTTGATCCCGGGGTTGTCGCTCCCCAGATACCTCTCGCAGGACGCCTGAACGGGTCCTGTTTCAATGGCCGCTCCCGACGCTGGGAGGGCTCAACATAGTGGTATCGCTCAACGGAGGATAATCCATGCGTACGTTCGACCTTGCCCCGCTTTATCGCGGTTCCGTCGGCTTCGACCAGATCGCCGACATGATGGACCGGGTGCTCAGCACCGACACCGGCGGGCAGACCTACCCCCCTTACAACATCGAGAAGACGGCCGAGGACGGCTGGCGCATCTCGATCGCCGCTGCCGGGTTCTCCGACGAGGATCTCAGCGTGGAAGTGCGTGAGAACGCCCTGCTCGTCACCGGCCGCAAGTCCGAAGAAGCGGGTGAGCGCAAGTACCTGCACCGCGGCATCGCCACGCGCGCCTTCGAGCGTCGCTTCACGCTCGCCGACCACGTTCGCGTCCTTGGCGCCAGCCACGTCGACGGCATGCTGCACATCGACCTGAAGCGCGAAGTGCCCGAAGCGCTGAAACCCCGCCGTATCGCGATCACGAAATCCGGCTCCGAGACCGAGACGGAAGTCGTCGACTCGACACCCGTGAACTGAGACCGGTGAACTGAACATCGAAACCAGAGCCAGCCGGCAGCTGGTTTCGGTCGGGGTCGGGGGGAAACCTCCGGCCCTTTTGCATTTCCGACCTGTCATGCGGAGCGCGCTGGCGCGCGCCCCGGGAAGGGGGCTGTCTGCCCCCTCTTGGCCTTCGGCCAATTCACCCCCGAGAATATTTGCCGGCCCGAAGAAGGGCAGGGCCGCGCCTCTTCAGTGGGCGGCGGCCCAGTTCGGACCGTGGCCGGCATCGACGACCAGCGGCACGGCG harbors:
- a CDS encoding trypsin-like serine peptidase, producing MRFRLAALLCLVASLATAQETDLLALRTLDAARGYEAVGRIEIDGRGFCTGALIEEDLVLTAAHCLYDQDNGERIDPTKLEFLAGLRDGRALAYRGVRRAIHPDSYVYSGTATLDNVALDIALLELDQPIRSTQIVPFDLGAEPRIGEPVSVVSYALDRAEAPSLQETCDVMGSQDRILVMTCNVDFGSSGAPVFSIAGGAPRIVSVVSAKAQVDEGRVALGMAIDQPLRALRTSLLSGGGDYGGVEQSRIRVIRPGEADGSDTGAKFLRP
- a CDS encoding FAD-binding protein — encoded protein: MRPASEAELSALLAEANRPLQVRGGGTRGMTSGEGDVIETGGLSGVTLYEPGALTLVVKAGTPLEDVEATLAAENQCLAFEPMDHRALLGTDGAPTIGGVVAANISGPRRVQVGACRDFLLGVRFVDGSGTVIRNGGRVMKNVTGYDLARLMAGSYGTLGVLTEVALKVLPMPVTQGLVSIDGLSVTEAVRAMSAALGSPFEVSGAARLASGTTMLRVEGTEASVAYRMGRLAELLSPFRRVSTGAGADWTRVRDVTDWAGGADDVWRLSVKPSDAPGLVDRLPDGAEVMLDWGGGLVWVAVAPGTDLREALGPFRGHATRVRGSGPSPRFQPEAPAVAKLSDGLRRRFDPRGILNPGLMAATA
- the glcF gene encoding glycolate oxidase subunit GlcF is translated as MQTTFTDAQLADPDFARSNQILRACVHCGFCTATCPTYQVLGDELDSPRGRIYLIKDMLENERVPDETTVKHIDRCLSCLACMTTCPSGVHYMHLVDHARAYIEENYERPRRERALRWMLARILPHPRRFRLALLAAKVGRPFRALMPDARLKAMLDMAPKRIPPVSRNDDPQVFPAEGERLRRVALMTGCAQRALNTDINDATIRLLRRMGCEVVVAEGAGCCGALTHHMGKTDESHASAERNIRAWTREMDGEGLDAIVINTSGCGTTVKDYGHMFREGPLAAQAKKVSDLALDISELLAKIDLPEGAGKEMKVAYHSACSLQHGQKVKAAPKQLLAKAGFTVLEPADAHLCCGSAGTYNLMQPEISAKLKARKVATLEALTPDVIAAGNIGCMMQIGGGTVVPVVHTVELLDWATGGPKPPAMCGESATVTPEVPRLR
- a CDS encoding Hsp20 family protein produces the protein MRTFDLAPLYRGSVGFDQIADMMDRVLSTDTGGQTYPPYNIEKTAEDGWRISIAAAGFSDEDLSVEVRENALLVTGRKSEEAGERKYLHRGIATRAFERRFTLADHVRVLGASHVDGMLHIDLKREVPEALKPRRIAITKSGSETETEVVDSTPVN